In Citrus sinensis cultivar Valencia sweet orange chromosome 3, DVS_A1.0, whole genome shotgun sequence, the sequence AAGCACCTAGGTGTATTCATAGTCATGCCAGTTGACCACGTGTTGGTCAAAAGGTTATATCTATAAATGGCATTTCCATGAACTTCCTTTCCAAAAACAAGCAGTTCGGTACCAACCGCCAACGACTCTTTGTCTGCATACATGAAACAGTCACTTGCATTCATGGGTGGTAAATGCATCCATCGGTGGTGAATTGGATCAAAAGCCTCCCATTCCTTTAGTTTGCAGGAGAAATATACCCAATGTTCGATGATACCCATTTCCCGCCTAAGCCTATAAAGCTCGCCACTCTGAATGAGAGATCGGAATGCTCTATTCAACGATGCAATGGCGCCATAGTCAGACCTTGAGCAGCGAAGGAGACAGTTGATTGTGATATCTCGGCCAAGGTCAGGAATGAGTGAATTTGAGTCTGAAAGATTGCCTCCCGGAAGATGAGCCTCTGCTTGATCAGTTTGGGCAAGAGAAAGATTACTCAGACCCTTCACTGGCTCTTCTGTCTTACTTGCTTCTATGGCAGCCCTTTTCACAGCAAGTTTTTCTCCCTCTTCCAATGGACGCTTATTGTTTGAGAGCTTCAATACACATTGAATCTGCTTGCTCTCTTGCTTCAATGAGGTCGGCAAATCCCTCGGGACGACATAAGATGGACCCTCAAACATGTTGCAGGGATTAGAAGATCCAAGAGCACAACAATTGCCTTTCTTCctcatcaaaagaaaaaacaaagaacCGATCAATCTAAAgaggaaagagaaaagagaaaaggaatCACATcatataactaaataattcaCAAGAAAACCATAAAATTTGCTAAATAGCATTGTTTTAAAGAAATCGATAAACCTTGGACATTCAAttcacaaaaagaaagaaatcccGTCATAATTACCTTATCAACAACAACGACAACATGGCTGTTTATGTAaatgtgttaatttttaatggaaGTAAAATATTGGCTTCCACATGCAACAGGAAATTTCCAACAATCAAAGGAAGCAAAAAGTAGAGAAACATGTCTTTTGAACCATCTCCATCAATCCAAATTAGCAAAATTTCTgcgaaaataaaaataatacacaGACAATGCTGGGAATGTCATTGTAACAGATCATTAACTTTACATATAAGAATCAAAACCATGCACAAACAAAACAATCTGCATTCAGAAAccagcaaaaaaaattgaaaaatatagataaaaGAGAGACATTCCAGCGCCCAACCAATGAGAAATACAGTTTCCCATACCAGATCCCCGTTTGTAGCTAAACATAAACagaagcaaagaaaaatgcaTTAGAAGTTAATCAGAAACCCATTTCAGTGAAAATGACAACAGTGAACATAATCTTATTCATGTACAATTTTCCCTCTAAACAAAGAGAAACACAAACGGAGGAACCAAAAGCGTTGGCTTTACAAAGCCACAATCTGCAATAAAGCCGTTTCATTGCCTCCACTGACATGCCAGCAATGATACAGCTGAAAGTATAGAGAGAGCATTACGACTGCTATGAGTAAAAACGCAGCTTTAGAAAAGGAATATGACACGACATAACAAAACGAAAAACGAAAGTGAAACAGAACTCACAGAATGTTTGGACAAAGAACAGCTTTGTGTTCAAGGGACTGAATACCTGCTTCACTCAAATTCAAAACCGAAACAATACACAATTACAGTTTTCAGCTTCTCTTCTGagattctctctctctcactccctccctctctctttttctttctcttgtgCTGCTgcttatattatttacatgtaTATGtgttactcttttttttttatttttttatgtgctTTTACAACGATGTTAATAGACAGTTGGTATTTATAGctgataaaacaaataatttttttaacagaaaGAGTGCTTTAGTGGGCCCCACCGTGGGTTGGGGAGGGGTTGGATAATGGGTACTGTGGGTGCTGCCACATCGGATTTTAACTCTGTTCACAAAAGGAAACCGAAACCGCTAACAGCAGTTCTTGCACGTGTTGCAACTCTACCCCGTGGATTCTAACTTCCTTTGTACATGTTGTGCGCGTATGGCTTTGGCTTCTTGCTCTTGCATGCCTtccgctctctctctctctctctctctctctttaaataattacttttccatttaattttgtttaggTCAGTAAATATTTGTCCATCAAAACCagattcttctttttttgaagAGTTCAAATACTTTACTTATGCTTGACCAACGGTTTCAATTTAtcctttaattaaaatacatcTTAACCACCTAAAAAATCAAGTTTTACTTGATAATatggaaagaaaattttgtgcTCTTCagctattttttcaataagatCGTTTCACTAGTTTGGcctttgaaatgaaaaagaaatttggatTTAAATGTGGGCTGATAAATATAGAGTCAGCtgtaacattaaaaaaataaaaatatttcattttaattgaaCAATGGGGAAATTTATCttattagttaaaattaaaattgtgggtatttaaaaattaaacgataaaacaaatatgagatagaagtaaataaaattagatatcCCAACTCAACGTgctcttttacttttcttttaatcaattaGTTATTAGATAGTTTAGTTACCAAATAAATACGCAATCATTTGTCGTTATCTAGAACTCTTGACTATATAAGTGATCGTCCCGAACCGTTTTTTATATGTGcatttttttctatatattttcTCATCTATTGTATCTCATTTTTTAACCTATCACAAAGGtttctttttaatcaaatattgtGGTAGAGacatttaatatatttttttttaagattgaTCGTTCttgttatcatttttcttttggactAGTTTTGGTTATTACCATGAGTTTTAGATTAGCCATTCTTGTTTAGTGATTTTCTTGCTGACCGTTCTTATTATTACAATGACTTTTCGATCAAATTCTGTtagatttttcatatttttatctaggtttgttgtttattttggataaattagattttgtggtaaaaaaaaatctactaaaaaaaaaacaatttttccCTTAAAGCTTGACGCTTTCCACCCATCACTTTCACttactttttttcatttaattaataaattaattttggtcaataattttttcccCTCAAAACCAGATTCTTCTCTGTATTTGGATTTGAAATAGTTTACGTATGCTTTACCATATATggattttgtttataattagttaaaattattttcatcatctAAAAGGGTAAATTTCACTTTGTAATATGGAAAGAAATAATAGTCTTAGCATCCAtggtttgtttattattagttaaagtttatttgagtcagttgaaaatgaaaattttatttaataatatggaAAGAGATAGTAGTCTTACTGTTAAGTAAatttctttgatgatgatgatgatgattattattattattattattattattattattattattattactattttttgtgatccaaacaaattttaattaaggttacgttattttaaattaaagtgtttacttaaaatttttaaataaattttgcttaaaattttgacacaaatTTTAAGCCTTAAAACAAGTTAACtcatatcaataaaatttaattgtaaaaggAGAAACGAAACCAAATTCTTCATTAACTATCGTTAATTTTTGTCCATTTTCCATATTTAGTTTCCTATTATCATAGATGTAAAAGCATACATGTCATTACCCATATTTAGTTTATTAATGTAAAAGCTTAAATGAACGGGGATTCTCTATTCATTGCCATTAATTTCCCATTTTACCTTTTACATTTACGAAAAAACTAAATATggaatttgaatataaaaaaaattaatgacacttAGTAGAGAATCCCCTTTCATTTATGATTTTCTATCTATTACTTGTCATGttgcataataattttttttggattttataatgtttataataataaactaaatatggaaatatttttctaaataaggcAGCATTTTCCTAAATATGGaagtatttttctaaatatggcaacattttcttaaatatagAAAATGTTAAACATTTccatattatgaaaatatctCCACATCTAAGACAACGTTACCGTACTTAGAAAAatgctttcaattttatggGAAAGAAGGTTGTCgtatttagtttattattacaaaatgaaaaaggtgattttttatattgtagtattttcatatcatcttttttcttttttctttactctattcatatttagttatattttccAATAAATTGTACTTTTGTTTAGGAGTTGATCAATGGCCACGATTATCCTACATTAGGGACACCAAACCCCCTTATTTATCATGTACAAGAGCGGCTCTTCCTGAAGGTAACTTAGGTGGTTGCCTAGAGCTCCACTACATAAgaatccaaatttttttccaaagttATAGCAattcaattattgatttatatttattattattattattttataataatatttttcgtaaacaaattatcaaatccctacaaaatttcttttcaacaTTTGAATTAACAATCTTAATCCTATTTTATTCCTACAAAATCTCTATTTcactttatttcatttaaaactcCATAAAGCCACATATTTGTTAACTTATTGTTATCCATTAGTacttttttatcaattaaaaaaaagcaacGACACATTCAACGCTTTGGTgcttatttaaaagaaaaaagaactttATAAACCCAATTCCAAATTCCTTGTCAATTTCCGAAGGGTAAGGTTATC encodes:
- the LOC102623638 gene encoding F-box/kelch-repeat protein At1g74510; translated protein: MFEGPSYVVPRDLPTSLKQESKQIQCVLKLSNNKRPLEEGEKLAVKRAAIEASKTEEPVKGLSNLSLAQTDQAEAHLPGGNLSDSNSLIPDLGRDITINCLLRCSRSDYGAIASLNRAFRSLIQSGELYRLRREMGIIEHWVYFSCKLKEWEAFDPIHHRWMHLPPMNASDCFMYADKESLAVGTELLVFGKEVHGNAIYRYNLLTNTWSTGMTMNTPRCLFGSASLGEIAILAGGCDPRGKLLKSAELYNSITGTWMPISSMHKARKMCSGVFMDGKFYVIGGIGEGSSAMLTDVEMYDLETGKWTQITDMFPARIGSDGVSVISAAGEAPPLLAVVNNELYAADHEKEEVRKFDKGRKLWRTLGRLPEQASSMNGWGLAFRACGDQLIVIGGPRDSGGGIVELNGWVPDEGPPHWKLLARQPMCGFVFNCTVMGC